Proteins encoded within one genomic window of Verrucomicrobiota bacterium:
- a CDS encoding 4-hydroxy-3-methylbut-2-enyl diphosphate reductase, whose translation MSETTTHTPSPQKKVNLRTPDVMDAVKEQVEEHYRSETVERLRNSGSSLQAGGLKIKLAKKFGFCYGVERAIDLAYAARKVFKEQPLYILGEIIHNPEVNEQLAAMDIRPLSGKAKKADIEDLKEGDVVIIPAFGAEVAIMNKLRDKGCRFVDTTCGDVMSVWRRVKQNATEGITSIIHGKAWHEETLATSSRATENGHHYLVVYNLSETDYVCNYIRNGGSKDEFLQKFEGAYSKGFDPETHLKAVGVANQTTMMRGETEEVQRRIRQAVIDRYGESEETKHFRFFDTICGATQERQDALEQMLKGKMDLLLVIGGYNSSNTSHLAEMGEAILPTYFIRNASRIVSEEKIIHFDHHKQDEIDTMDWLPKGDVVVGITSGASCPNNLIEDVIIRLLSMRGVKVDDLIPA comes from the coding sequence ATGTCAGAAACCACCACTCATACTCCCTCTCCGCAAAAAAAGGTCAATCTGCGCACTCCTGATGTCATGGATGCGGTGAAGGAACAGGTGGAGGAACATTACCGCAGTGAGACGGTGGAACGACTCCGTAATTCCGGTTCATCCCTGCAAGCCGGCGGACTCAAGATCAAGCTCGCAAAGAAATTCGGTTTTTGTTACGGCGTAGAACGCGCCATTGACTTGGCGTATGCCGCCCGCAAAGTTTTTAAAGAGCAACCCCTCTACATCCTTGGTGAAATCATCCATAACCCCGAGGTCAATGAGCAGCTGGCAGCAATGGATATCCGGCCCTTGTCCGGGAAAGCCAAAAAGGCTGACATAGAAGACCTGAAAGAAGGGGATGTGGTCATTATTCCCGCCTTTGGTGCTGAGGTCGCGATCATGAATAAGCTCCGGGATAAAGGATGCCGTTTTGTAGATACGACCTGCGGCGATGTGATGAGTGTCTGGCGCCGGGTGAAACAAAATGCCACGGAAGGAATTACCAGCATCATCCATGGAAAAGCCTGGCATGAAGAAACACTTGCGACGAGCTCACGCGCCACGGAAAATGGCCACCATTACCTCGTCGTCTATAATCTCTCTGAGACTGATTATGTCTGTAATTATATCCGCAATGGCGGTTCTAAAGATGAATTCCTCCAGAAATTTGAAGGCGCTTACTCAAAAGGTTTTGATCCCGAGACCCATCTCAAAGCCGTCGGTGTCGCTAACCAGACGACCATGATGCGCGGGGAAACCGAGGAAGTCCAACGCCGCATCCGCCAAGCGGTCATCGACCGTTATGGTGAATCCGAAGAAACCAAACATTTCCGTTTTTTTGATACCATTTGCGGGGCCACTCAGGAACGTCAGGATGCCCTCGAGCAAATGCTTAAAGGCAAAATGGACCTTCTCCTAGTGATCGGTGGATATAATAGCTCGAACACCTCCCATCTGGCTGAAATGGGGGAAGCGATCTTGCCCACTTACTTTATCCGGAATGCCAGCCGCATTGTTTCAGAAGAGAAAATCATCCATTTCGACCATCATAAACAAGATGAAATCGATACTATGGATTGGCTCCCGAAAGGGGACGTCGTCGTCGGGATTACTTCCGGTGCCTCCTGCCCAAATAACCTGATCGAAGATGTCATTATCCGTTTGCTGTCCATGCGCGGTGTCAAAGTCGATGATCTTATCCCCGCTTAA